Proteins found in one Helicobacter sp. NHP19-003 genomic segment:
- the recA gene encoding recombinase RecA: MFVDEQKQKAIESAIKQIDKAFGKGALMRLGDREVEHIEGISTGSLGLDVALGIGGVPRGRIVEIYGPESSGKTTLTLHVVAQAQKNGGACAFIDAEHALDVQYAKKLGVDTDNLLISQPDTGEEALEILETLARTGAVDVIVVDSVAALTPRAEIEGDMGDQHVGLQARLMSQALRKITGILHKMNTTLIFINQIRMKIGTMGYGSPETTTGGNALKFYASVRIDIRRIATLKQNEQPIGNRVRVKVVKNKVAPPFKEAEFDVMYGSGISFEGELIDYGVKLDFVEKSGAWFSYQDKKLGQGREAAKLTLKNEPELAHEIAERIRGKFFERPALAEPSVPSAPEEID, encoded by the coding sequence GTGTTTGTGGACGAGCAAAAACAAAAAGCGATCGAATCTGCCATTAAACAAATTGACAAAGCCTTTGGCAAGGGAGCTTTAATGCGCCTTGGTGATCGGGAGGTCGAGCACATCGAGGGCATTTCTACAGGCTCTTTAGGGCTAGATGTGGCTTTAGGCATCGGGGGCGTGCCTAGAGGGCGCATTGTGGAAATTTATGGGCCTGAATCGAGCGGGAAAACGACCTTAACCTTGCATGTCGTGGCGCAGGCGCAAAAAAATGGGGGGGCTTGCGCTTTCATCGATGCCGAACATGCCTTAGATGTGCAGTACGCCAAAAAATTAGGCGTGGATACTGATAACTTGCTCATCTCTCAGCCCGACACGGGTGAAGAAGCCCTAGAGATTTTAGAAACTTTGGCGCGCACGGGGGCGGTGGATGTGATCGTGGTCGACTCTGTGGCCGCGCTCACGCCCCGTGCTGAGATCGAGGGAGACATGGGCGATCAGCATGTGGGCTTGCAAGCCCGTTTGATGAGCCAAGCTCTGCGTAAAATCACAGGCATTTTGCACAAAATGAACACCACGCTCATTTTCATCAACCAAATCCGCATGAAAATCGGTACGATGGGCTATGGCAGCCCTGAAACCACCACGGGGGGCAATGCTTTAAAATTCTATGCGAGTGTGCGAATCGACATTAGACGGATCGCCACACTCAAACAAAACGAACAGCCCATCGGCAATCGGGTGCGGGTCAAGGTGGTGAAAAACAAGGTCGCCCCGCCTTTTAAAGAAGCCGAATTTGATGTGATGTATGGCAGTGGGATCAGCTTTGAGGGCGAGCTCATCGACTATGGCGTGAAGTTAGACTTTGTGGAAAAATCCGGGGCGTGGTTTAGCTACCAAGATAAAAAGCTAGGGCAAGGCAGAGAGGCGGCCAAACTCACGCTCAAAAACGAGCCCGAACTCGCCCACGAGATCGCCGAAAGGATTAGGGGTAAATTTTTTGAGCGCCCCGCTTTGGCTGAGCCTAGCGTGCCTAGTGCGCCTGAAGAAATAGATTAA
- the rplT gene encoding 50S ribosomal protein L20 — MRVKTGVVRRRRHKKILKLARGFYSGRRKHFRKAKEQLERSLCYAFRDRKQKKREFRSLWIVRINAACRLHNTSYSRFMHALKSANIELDRKILADMAMNDVAAFAALCEQVKAHL; from the coding sequence ATGAGAGTTAAAACAGGTGTGGTGCGCCGCCGCCGCCACAAGAAAATTTTAAAATTAGCCCGTGGTTTTTACAGCGGACGCAGGAAGCATTTTAGAAAAGCCAAAGAGCAACTCGAGCGCAGTTTATGCTACGCCTTTAGGGACCGCAAGCAGAAAAAACGCGAGTTTAGAAGCCTTTGGATCGTGCGCATCAACGCCGCCTGCCGCTTACACAACACGAGCTACTCCCGTTTCATGCACGCTTTAAAAAGCGCCAACATCGAGCTGGACCGCAAAATCCTAGCCGACATGGCGATGAACGATGTGGCCGCTTTTGCCGCCTTGTGCGAACAGGTCAAAGCCCACCTCTAG
- a CDS encoding biotin synthase produces MREIFLCSISNVSSGDCPEDCAYCTQSAHHQGKIRRYKYKKPEEVLEEAKYLHSLGALGFCLVTSGRGLDDQKCEYIASLAASIKKEVPHLHLIACCGRADVESLKHLKKHGVDSYNHNLETAQNFFPQICTTHTWEERFETCENTLKAGLLLCSGGIFGLGESFNDRIELLRTLQSLTPATTPINFFIPSPSLPIKEKVMSAEEALECLSLAKEFLPKTKLMVAGGREVVFGTDQREIFDCGVDAIVLGDYLTAKGDAPKKDLEMLANYGFAIATSCDA; encoded by the coding sequence ATGCGAGAAATTTTTTTATGTTCCATCTCTAATGTCAGCAGTGGGGATTGCCCTGAAGATTGCGCCTACTGCACGCAAAGTGCCCACCACCAGGGCAAAATCCGCCGTTACAAGTACAAGAAGCCCGAAGAGGTCCTAGAGGAGGCGAAGTATTTGCACTCTTTGGGGGCTTTGGGCTTTTGCTTGGTTACATCCGGGCGGGGGCTTGATGATCAAAAATGTGAGTACATCGCTAGTCTTGCTGCAAGCATCAAAAAAGAAGTCCCCCATTTGCACCTCATCGCTTGCTGTGGGCGCGCAGATGTGGAGAGTTTAAAGCACCTCAAAAAACACGGGGTGGATAGCTACAACCACAATTTAGAAACTGCGCAAAACTTCTTCCCCCAAATTTGCACCACCCACACATGGGAAGAGCGCTTTGAAACTTGCGAGAACACCCTGAAGGCGGGCTTGCTCTTGTGTTCTGGGGGGATTTTTGGGCTGGGCGAGAGTTTTAACGATCGCATTGAGCTCTTACGCACCTTGCAATCCTTGACCCCTGCCACCACGCCCATCAACTTCTTCATCCCAAGCCCCTCGCTGCCCATTAAAGAAAAAGTCATGAGCGCAGAAGAAGCTCTAGAGTGCTTGAGTCTAGCCAAAGAGTTTTTGCCCAAAACCAAGCTCATGGTCGCTGGGGGCAGAGAAGTGGTCTTTGGCACAGATCAAAGAGAAATCTTTGATTGCGGGGTGGATGCGATTGTGCTGGGCGACTACTTGACGGCTAAGGGGGACGCGCCTAAAAAAGACTTAGAAATGCTTGCCAACTATGGGTTTGCCATCGCCACAAGTTGCGATGCCTAA
- a CDS encoding pseudouridine synthase family protein: MPFVAEVFAPTAPIKATKFVAEILACNFKQAQSYIDRGRLTTLQGQKIHKAQILNEPVRLLFFKPTSCPEFAPIFATPHFALYFKPKNLYSHPKNYTTHSLYESIYANNPQARLIHRLDYETSGLVLTSQAKAHEKPLRELFSSRQVVKTYAALVQGDLRAYASGAFSVVLPIVEPASIRGDLGVRSKIDKAGKFSATTIEIQSYDPQTNQTRLKVIPLTGRTHQIRLHLSYLGYPLVGEPLYIEDMDARAYLDAKKADFVGEFGRHKTKLALEAVGLSFSLYGLRYALYLN, translated from the coding sequence ATGCCCTTTGTCGCTGAAGTTTTTGCCCCAACAGCCCCCATCAAGGCGACCAAATTTGTCGCCGAGATTCTTGCCTGTAATTTCAAGCAAGCCCAAAGCTACATCGATCGGGGGCGTTTAACCACTTTGCAAGGCCAAAAGATCCACAAAGCGCAGATCTTAAACGAACCCGTGCGTTTGCTCTTTTTTAAGCCCACTTCTTGCCCAGAATTTGCCCCCATTTTTGCCACCCCCCATTTTGCTCTTTATTTCAAGCCTAAAAACCTTTACAGCCACCCCAAAAACTACACCACGCACAGCCTGTATGAAAGCATTTACGCCAACAACCCACAAGCCCGCTTGATCCACCGCCTAGACTATGAAACCAGCGGGCTTGTTTTAACCAGCCAAGCCAAAGCACACGAAAAGCCTTTAAGGGAGTTGTTTAGCTCTAGGCAAGTCGTGAAGACCTATGCTGCCTTAGTGCAGGGCGATTTAAGGGCATATGCCAGCGGGGCGTTTAGTGTGGTGTTGCCCATTGTGGAACCTGCCAGCATCCGGGGGGATTTGGGCGTGCGCTCAAAAATTGACAAAGCGGGCAAATTCAGCGCCACCACCATAGAGATACAAAGCTACGACCCCCAAACTAACCAAACCCGCTTAAAAGTTATCCCCCTAACGGGGCGTACCCACCAAATCCGCTTGCATTTAAGCTATTTGGGTTACCCCCTTGTGGGCGAACCGCTCTATATAGAGGATATGGACGCTAGGGCGTATTTAGACGCGAAAAAGGCGGATTTTGTCGGGGAGTTTGGGCGTCATAAAACCAAGCTCGCCCTAGAGGCGGTGGGCTTAAGCTTTAGCCTGTATGGCTTACGCTACGCCCTGTATCTAAATTAA
- the rpmI gene encoding 50S ribosomal protein L35 yields the protein MPKMKTNRGAAKRFKVKKNLIKRGSAFKSHILTKKSPQRKANLNAPHYVHATNMRSVAGLLCQ from the coding sequence ATGCCAAAGATGAAAACCAACCGCGGAGCGGCTAAACGCTTCAAGGTGAAAAAAAATCTCATCAAGCGGGGCAGTGCTTTTAAAAGCCACATTTTAACCAAAAAAAGCCCCCAGAGAAAAGCGAATTTAAACGCCCCCCACTATGTGCATGCGACAAATATGCGCTCTGTGGCTGGGCTTTTGTGCCAGTAG
- a CDS encoding AMIN domain-containing protein encodes MSKWWVFLLLGALVAREDPFEPPKSIEHIGLGDEVPDYFRYVDVNLPSTARVLTKVTLTYENLDASTHTQSMDINQRIDWHYPIKVTQQAAILGQEDKIFRIADRDFWIHDNKLYLRTSDKIQRSFVLINPYRIIIDTDRDAKDFRQKIEVNEKYVHNISIETHDRFYRYFIVLDGRYQYKIEQKNNYLVIGLR; translated from the coding sequence ATGTCTAAGTGGTGGGTGTTTTTATTGCTTGGAGCTTTGGTCGCTAGAGAAGACCCCTTTGAGCCACCTAAGAGCATAGAACACATAGGGTTGGGCGATGAAGTGCCCGATTACTTTAGGTATGTGGATGTCAACTTGCCCAGCACCGCTAGGGTGTTGACAAAAGTTACCCTAACTTATGAAAATTTGGACGCTTCCACACACACCCAAAGCATGGACATCAACCAGCGCATAGACTGGCACTACCCCATCAAGGTTACCCAACAGGCGGCGATTTTGGGCCAAGAGGACAAGATTTTCCGCATCGCAGATCGCGATTTTTGGATACACGACAATAAGCTTTATTTGCGCACTTCGGATAAAATCCAACGATCTTTTGTGCTCATCAACCCTTATAGGATCATCATCGACACTGATAGAGATGCAAAGGATTTTAGGCAAAAAATAGAAGTGAATGAAAAATATGTCCATAACATTTCCATAGAGACCCACGATCGTTTTTATCGCTATTTCATTGTCCTAGACGGGCGGTATCAATACAAGATCGAGCAAAAAAATAACTACTTAGTGATCGGCCTACGCTGA
- the infC gene encoding translation initiation factor IF-3 — protein sequence MSKDVLLNEAIHFKEVRCVGDGGEQFGIISSSEALKIAHSRGLDLVLISAGAKPPVCKVMDYGKFCYQSEKKQKEAKKKQKQIEIKEIKLSTQIAQNDINYKVKHAREFIEAGKHVKFKVVLRGRENNDPKAGLAVLQKVGEMMGDIAHADKEPKTEGRFVMWLFVPQKK from the coding sequence TTGAGTAAGGATGTGCTGTTAAACGAGGCGATCCACTTTAAAGAAGTGCGCTGTGTGGGCGATGGAGGCGAACAATTTGGGATCATCTCTTCAAGCGAGGCATTAAAGATCGCCCACAGCAGAGGGTTGGATTTGGTGCTGATCTCTGCGGGCGCAAAACCCCCCGTGTGCAAAGTCATGGACTATGGCAAGTTTTGCTACCAAAGCGAGAAAAAGCAAAAAGAAGCCAAGAAAAAGCAAAAGCAAATCGAGATCAAAGAGATCAAGCTCTCCACCCAGATCGCCCAAAACGACATCAATTATAAAGTCAAGCACGCTAGAGAGTTCATCGAGGCGGGCAAGCATGTCAAATTTAAAGTCGTGCTCAGGGGGCGGGAGAACAACGACCCTAAAGCCGGGCTAGCCGTCTTGCAAAAAGTGGGCGAGATGATGGGCGACATCGCCCACGCTGACAAAGAGCCTAAAACTGAGGGGCGTTTTGTCATGTGGCTTTTTGTTCCCCAGAAGAAGTAA
- a CDS encoding CTP synthase, translated as MSITTKFVFITGGVLSSLGKGVASSSLAHLLKMCHFEVDMLKIDPYINIDPGTLSPFEHGEVFVTADGSETDLDIGHYERFLNKDFSKENNFTTGQIYLSVIEQERQGQYLGKTIQVIPHIVEEIKERILKLGQGKDFLIVEVGGTVGDIEGMVYLEAIRELKNALGSKQVANIHVTLVPYIATSQELKTKPTQHSIIELRRLGVSANIILARCSQDLGADLKAKIASSCDVPVQNVIQAKDAPSIYACPANYLQEGLLDALFKHFNMEAQLDHRQFDLWAGLVHHILNPQRTLKIAFVGKYVHLSESYKSFLESMVCVGAHLKVRVEPVLINSEEFELQEGESETQLKERVARTLQSVDGLLVPGGFGSRGIEGMINAITYARESKKPFFGVCLGAQVMVIEFARHVLGLKGAHSSEFDTNAPHKVIDLLESQANTTHKGSSMRLGTHKISLKEGSLIAKTYNALEVYERHRHRYTINPDYLESYAKHGLEVVGQSFDHSQNLTEAMALKDHPFFLGVQYHPEFTSRLIAPNPLFKAFVQACM; from the coding sequence ATGTCTATTACGACTAAATTTGTTTTCATTACGGGAGGAGTGCTTAGTTCCTTGGGCAAGGGCGTGGCATCCAGCTCTCTGGCGCATTTGCTGAAAATGTGCCATTTTGAAGTGGATATGTTGAAGATCGACCCTTACATCAACATAGATCCGGGTACGCTTAGCCCCTTTGAGCATGGCGAGGTCTTTGTTACAGCTGATGGGAGCGAAACAGACCTAGACATCGGGCACTATGAGCGCTTTTTGAATAAAGACTTCTCTAAGGAAAATAACTTCACCACCGGGCAGATTTACTTAAGCGTGATCGAACAAGAGAGGCAGGGGCAGTATTTAGGCAAAACCATACAGGTCATCCCCCACATTGTGGAGGAGATCAAAGAGCGGATTTTAAAACTCGGACAGGGCAAAGACTTTTTAATCGTGGAAGTGGGGGGCACGGTGGGCGACATTGAGGGCATGGTGTATTTGGAGGCCATAAGAGAGCTGAAAAACGCCCTGGGCTCTAAACAAGTGGCTAATATCCATGTAACTTTAGTCCCCTACATCGCCACTAGCCAGGAGCTTAAAACCAAGCCCACGCAACACTCTATCATTGAGTTGCGCCGCTTGGGCGTGAGTGCCAACATCATTCTTGCCCGCTGCAGCCAAGACTTGGGGGCGGATTTAAAAGCCAAGATCGCCAGCAGTTGTGATGTGCCCGTGCAAAATGTCATCCAAGCCAAAGACGCACCCAGCATTTACGCCTGCCCGGCCAACTACCTACAAGAGGGGCTTTTAGATGCGCTCTTCAAGCACTTCAACATGGAAGCTCAACTCGATCACCGCCAATTTGATTTGTGGGCGGGTTTGGTGCATCACATTTTAAACCCCCAAAGAACTCTAAAAATCGCCTTTGTGGGCAAGTATGTGCATTTGAGCGAATCGTATAAAAGCTTTTTAGAGAGCATGGTTTGCGTGGGGGCGCATTTAAAAGTCAGAGTCGAGCCCGTCTTGATCAACAGCGAGGAATTTGAGTTGCAAGAGGGCGAAAGCGAAACCCAGCTGAAAGAGAGGGTGGCACGCACCTTACAAAGCGTGGATGGACTCTTAGTGCCCGGGGGCTTTGGCTCTAGGGGCATTGAGGGCATGATCAACGCCATCACCTACGCTAGAGAGTCTAAAAAGCCCTTCTTTGGGGTGTGCTTAGGGGCGCAGGTGATGGTGATTGAATTTGCCCGCCATGTGCTAGGCTTAAAAGGGGCACACTCCAGCGAGTTTGACACAAACGCCCCCCATAAGGTCATTGACCTGCTCGAGAGCCAAGCCAACACCACGCATAAAGGCTCGAGCATGCGCCTTGGCACGCATAAAATCAGCTTAAAAGAGGGTTCACTCATCGCCAAGACCTACAACGCTCTAGAGGTCTATGAGCGCCACCGCCACCGCTACACCATCAACCCCGACTATTTAGAGAGCTACGCCAAACATGGCTTAGAGGTCGTGGGGCAGAGCTTTGATCACAGCCAAAATCTCACCGAAGCGATGGCTCTTAAAGACCACCCCTTCTTTTTGGGCGTGCAATACCACCCCGAGTTCACTTCAAGGCTCATCGCTCCTAATCCGCTCTTTAAGGCGTTTGTGCAAGCTTGCATGTAA
- the thrS gene encoding threonine--tRNA ligase → MAEQIGVRKEGEIYDLQSLAGHEGEAIYFGDNDQALEIIRHSCAHLLAQAIKQLYPDAQFFVGPVVQEGFYYDFKTSCKISEEDLERIEERMRTIAKNKHPITKSTMTRKEALEKFKDDPLKHAVMSRIEGDSFSVYAQGEFEDLCRGPHLPHTGLLQHFKLTKLAGAYLGGDENAEMLQRIYGIAFATKEALKEYLFQLEEAKKRDHRKLGQELGLFCFNEDLGAGLPIWLPNGMRLRQRIENLLSKALLKYGYEPVRGPEILKSSLWQTSGHYQNYKENMYFTTIDEVEYGIKPMNCVGHIKVYEHALRSYKDLPLRFYEYGVVHRHEKSGVLHGLLRVREFTQDDAHIFCRFSQIKAEVLAILEFTKKVMGVFGFSYEMELSTKPEKHIGEAHIWEQATNALKEALEEQNIPFGIDEGGGAFYGPKIDIKITDAIKRKWQCGTVQVDMNLPERFALNYTNEQDQEERPVMIHRAILGSFERFIAILTEHYGGNYPFFIAPVQIALVPVSPEQVEYAKALQAELVEKGFFVQLADKNETLSKRIRTLEKQKVPFIVVLGQQEVAQESVAVRDRTLGQQYSLSRAEFKQQMEAKMQEVSF, encoded by the coding sequence TTGGCAGAACAGATAGGCGTTAGGAAAGAGGGGGAGATTTATGATTTGCAGAGTTTGGCAGGCCACGAGGGCGAGGCGATCTACTTTGGCGACAACGACCAAGCTCTAGAGATCATTCGGCACTCTTGCGCCCACTTGTTGGCGCAGGCGATCAAACAACTCTACCCTGATGCGCAGTTTTTTGTGGGGCCTGTGGTGCAGGAGGGCTTTTACTACGATTTTAAGACCTCTTGCAAAATCAGCGAAGAGGATTTAGAGCGCATTGAAGAGCGTATGCGCACCATTGCTAAAAACAAGCACCCCATCACCAAGAGCACCATGACCCGCAAAGAGGCTTTAGAGAAGTTTAAAGACGACCCCTTAAAGCACGCCGTCATGTCAAGGATTGAGGGGGATAGCTTTAGCGTCTATGCTCAGGGTGAATTTGAGGACTTATGCAGAGGCCCACACTTGCCCCACACGGGATTGCTCCAGCACTTTAAACTCACCAAATTAGCCGGGGCTTACTTAGGGGGCGATGAAAATGCCGAAATGTTGCAAAGGATTTACGGCATCGCCTTTGCCACCAAAGAGGCGTTAAAAGAATATTTATTCCAGCTAGAAGAGGCGAAAAAACGCGATCACCGCAAATTAGGGCAGGAATTGGGGCTGTTTTGCTTTAATGAGGATTTGGGGGCAGGGCTACCTATTTGGCTACCTAATGGCATGCGCCTACGCCAGAGGATTGAAAATCTGCTGTCTAAAGCCCTTTTAAAATACGGCTACGAGCCGGTGCGTGGGCCCGAGATTTTAAAAAGCTCTTTGTGGCAAACGAGCGGGCATTACCAAAACTACAAAGAAAATATGTACTTCACCACGATCGATGAAGTGGAGTACGGCATTAAACCCATGAACTGCGTGGGGCACATTAAAGTCTACGAGCATGCCCTACGCTCTTATAAAGACCTGCCCCTACGCTTTTATGAATACGGCGTGGTGCACCGCCATGAAAAAAGCGGGGTCTTGCACGGGCTTTTGAGGGTGAGGGAATTTACGCAAGACGATGCGCATATCTTTTGCCGCTTCAGCCAAATCAAAGCCGAGGTGCTGGCGATTTTGGAGTTCACCAAAAAAGTCATGGGGGTCTTTGGCTTTAGCTATGAAATGGAGCTCTCCACCAAGCCTGAAAAACACATCGGAGAGGCGCACATTTGGGAGCAAGCCACAAACGCCCTAAAAGAAGCCCTAGAGGAGCAGAATATCCCCTTTGGCATCGATGAGGGCGGGGGGGCATTTTACGGGCCCAAGATCGACATCAAGATCACCGATGCGATCAAACGCAAATGGCAATGTGGCACCGTGCAAGTGGATATGAACTTGCCTGAGAGGTTTGCCCTAAACTACACAAACGAGCAAGACCAAGAGGAGAGGCCCGTGATGATCCACAGGGCGATCTTGGGCTCTTTTGAACGATTTATCGCCATTTTAACCGAACACTATGGGGGCAATTACCCCTTCTTCATCGCCCCCGTGCAGATCGCCTTAGTCCCTGTATCGCCCGAGCAAGTGGAGTATGCTAAAGCCTTGCAAGCCGAGCTGGTGGAAAAGGGCTTTTTTGTGCAGTTGGCTGATAAAAACGAAACCTTGAGTAAGCGCATCCGCACCCTTGAAAAACAGAAAGTCCCCTTCATTGTGGTGTTGGGGCAACAAGAGGTGGCACAAGAGAGCGTGGCGGTGCGCGATCGCACCCTAGGGCAACAATACAGCCTAAGCAGGGCAGAATTTAAACAACAGATGGAGGCTAAAATGCAAGAGGTTAGTTTTTGA
- a CDS encoding outer membrane protein yields MQRTSQNRQKPHPRTRPSGANAKARNLPSPHPSRAGAKPLTPTAQKTIPARVRVGTTQHGERNAFFVGADYQLGMMTSNEQACASSAQCNGARSETDTSISWGNMGSQSFRGALNSRSHVTNGFGIMVGYKHFFKKLPEVGLRYYGFFDYAGTDYRYYKTLNPNGDWAQSIYNPTNIFAYGVGTDFLFNPKRFNKENFHFGFFAGVAIGGTSWGPMNRYYQSLVENYGGHLRVSSFNFFFNGGIRFGTKHNGFEIGIKVPTIPTNYYALNYYSSVHPGTPYRANLQRNFVFYWRYLISF; encoded by the coding sequence GTGCAGCGGACGAGCCAAAACCGGCAAAAACCCCACCCCCGAACCCGCCCCAGCGGTGCAAATGCAAAAGCCCGCAACCTCCCCAGCCCCCACCCAAGCCGTGCAGGCGCAAAACCCCTCACCCCCACAGCACAAAAAACCATCCCCGCTAGGGTGCGTGTAGGCACAACCCAGCATGGGGAAAGGAACGCCTTTTTTGTAGGGGCGGATTACCAGCTGGGTATGATGACCTCCAACGAACAGGCTTGTGCAAGTTCAGCACAGTGCAATGGTGCCCGCTCAGAAACCGATACCAGCATTAGCTGGGGCAATATGGGTAGCCAGAGCTTTAGGGGTGCCTTAAACAGCCGCTCCCATGTAACCAATGGGTTTGGCATCATGGTTGGGTACAAACACTTCTTTAAAAAATTGCCCGAAGTTGGCTTGCGTTACTACGGGTTTTTTGACTATGCCGGTACGGATTACCGCTACTATAAAACCCTGAATCCCAATGGTGATTGGGCGCAAAGCATTTACAACCCCACCAATATTTTCGCCTATGGGGTCGGTACGGATTTTCTCTTTAACCCTAAGAGGTTCAATAAAGAGAACTTCCACTTTGGCTTTTTTGCGGGCGTGGCGATTGGGGGGACTTCTTGGGGACCTATGAACCGCTATTACCAAAGCTTAGTGGAAAACTACGGCGGACATCTTAGGGTGTCTAGCTTTAACTTCTTTTTCAATGGCGGGATTCGCTTTGGCACAAAACACAATGGCTTTGAGATTGGGATTAAAGTCCCCACAATCCCCACGAACTACTACGCTCTAAATTACTACTCTTCCGTTCACCCTGGTACGCCTTACAGGGCCAATTTACAACGCAACTTTGTCTTCTACTGGCGTTATCTCATCAGCTTCTAA
- a CDS encoding HoxN/HupN/NixA family nickel/cobalt transporter, with protein MRLWLPYALAVLFLHILGLVLLVLAHNPVFYGAALTAYFLGTKHAFDADHIACIDNTIRKLSQQRQNPMGVGFYFSMGHSSVVIVMTIVTALALHWAKEHTPMLAQIGGVVGTLVSGFFLLVVGILNGVILIDLFKVFKRTRHNAHDDQEALEQLLQERGLLNRFFKPLFAFISKSWHIYPIGLLFGLGFDTASEIALLALSSSAIKVSFLGMLSLPILFAAGMSLFDTCDGVFMVKAYDWAFKTPLRKIYYNITITSLGVLVALLIGLIELFQVLSQKLHWELTGVLGYLQHLDFGDLGFYLVGLFVLVWGISFAIWHLSGLEKRAQSA; from the coding sequence ATGCGTTTGTGGCTACCCTATGCATTGGCAGTTTTATTTTTACACATTTTGGGGCTGGTGTTGCTGGTCTTGGCACACAACCCCGTCTTTTACGGCGCGGCGCTCACGGCCTACTTCTTAGGCACTAAGCACGCCTTTGATGCCGACCACATCGCTTGCATCGACAACACCATCCGTAAACTCTCACAACAAAGGCAAAATCCTATGGGGGTGGGCTTTTACTTCTCAATGGGGCACTCTAGCGTGGTGATTGTGATGACGATTGTTACGGCTTTGGCTTTGCATTGGGCAAAAGAGCACACGCCCATGCTCGCACAAATCGGCGGTGTGGTGGGGACTTTGGTGTCTGGCTTTTTCTTGTTGGTGGTGGGGATTTTAAATGGCGTGATTTTAATCGACTTGTTTAAGGTCTTTAAGCGCACCCGCCACAACGCCCACGACGACCAAGAAGCACTAGAGCAACTCTTGCAAGAGCGCGGACTCTTAAACCGCTTTTTTAAGCCCCTCTTTGCCTTCATCTCCAAAAGCTGGCACATCTACCCCATTGGGTTGTTGTTTGGGCTGGGCTTTGACACGGCGAGCGAAATTGCTTTGCTCGCCCTCTCTAGCAGTGCCATTAAAGTGAGCTTTTTGGGGATGCTGTCCTTGCCTATCTTGTTTGCAGCGGGGATGAGTTTGTTCGACACTTGCGATGGGGTCTTTATGGTAAAGGCTTATGACTGGGCGTTTAAAACCCCCTTGCGTAAAATTTATTATAACATCACCATCACGAGCTTAGGCGTGCTGGTGGCGTTGCTCATTGGGCTCATTGAGTTGTTTCAAGTGCTTAGCCAAAAACTCCACTGGGAGCTTACGGGGGTTTTGGGCTACTTACAGCATTTGGATTTTGGGGATTTGGGCTTTTATTTAGTGGGCTTGTTTGTGCTGGTGTGGGGGATTTCGTTTGCCATTTGGCATTTAAGCGGGCTAGAAAAACGCGCCCAAAGCGCTTAA
- a CDS encoding YihY family inner membrane protein, protein MPKRFLEVLAQIWEGVLGLIYACENLISPRLKHRFEEMAVVFYYASSLSFYTILSLSPILLFVALVFVSPFAETFSVEKLFLPDSPDFMKMTRSFLKSFTQNNRTLGFIEITSIAIAFFLFCENYRYIASKIFNAEPRDYFNFKGRRIFVFWGFGTGIVFILVLPLILFYDLQVQNLTKGWLLSLLHWLGTYLFFYLLFIIPTNKSFKHPLTPLFWSFITSVCWNLMKWGFVYYVLFNRTYHELYGSVSILWFLMSYIYVSWLLLLFGMYACAVRDEMS, encoded by the coding sequence ATGCCTAAAAGGTTTTTAGAAGTTTTAGCGCAAATATGGGAGGGGGTTTTGGGCTTGATCTATGCGTGCGAGAATCTCATTAGCCCACGCCTAAAACACCGCTTTGAAGAAATGGCGGTGGTCTTTTACTACGCCTCTTCTCTCAGTTTTTACACGATTTTATCGCTTTCACCCATTTTATTATTTGTCGCTTTGGTGTTTGTGAGCCCCTTTGCCGAAACCTTTTCAGTAGAAAAGTTGTTTCTGCCCGACAGTCCAGACTTTATGAAGATGACCCGATCGTTTTTAAAATCCTTCACACAAAATAACCGCACTCTAGGTTTTATAGAAATCACCTCCATTGCGATCGCTTTCTTTTTATTCTGTGAAAACTACCGCTACATCGCCTCTAAGATTTTCAACGCCGAACCTAGAGATTACTTCAACTTCAAAGGGCGGCGTATCTTTGTCTTTTGGGGCTTTGGCACAGGCATTGTTTTTATCTTGGTGCTGCCCTTGATTTTATTCTACGACCTGCAGGTGCAAAACCTCACCAAAGGGTGGCTGCTCTCTTTGTTGCATTGGTTAGGTACTTATTTATTCTTTTACCTGCTTTTCATCATCCCCACAAACAAATCCTTTAAACACCCCCTCACCCCCCTATTTTGGAGCTTTATTACAAGTGTGTGTTGGAACTTGATGAAGTGGGGCTTTGTCTATTATGTCTTGTTTAACCGCACCTACCACGAGCTGTATGGTTCAGTGTCGATTCTGTGGTTTTTAATGTCTTACATTTATGTGTCGTGGTTGCTCTTACTCTTTGGCATGTATGCCTGTGCTGTGCGCGATGAAATGAGTTAG